ttttttcatatatttctttatgtttttgatctttcttttttatatattctttaaaGAAGGATGGTAATTGAATATCATAAAATTTCATAAGAGATGTTTTTGTTTCTTGAGAGAattgttttcttttttttttgtatatgGAATTTTCggtaataattttttgagTAGTTGTATTATAATTGATTGAATTTAAGAattctttttcatattgTTTATGATTAAAATTAGAATAATATTCCTTGGCGTTTTTAGAGAACATGATATATAGATAATCTGGTCTAATACCTTCCATAAGATCtctatttttaatttgatTCTTAATAGATTctaattttaaaaaagcattatctctttttaaaatattattaattttttctatatttagaaaatcaaaaaacatttttaatatggATGGATGGATACCTTGTCTATTCATTTCTTTATTCACTTTACTAATAGTAATAGGTAAAGTGGTTTCATTATCTTCTAGTATTTTATTAACACGTTCATGATCATTTAAAGGTGTGTATGGAGAGACTTCTTTTAAATTTCGGACtgtcatatataatttccataataattctttttcaAATTTAAAGATTTCAGTATAAGAAGgcatataaaattttaatttatattctatgttataacaaaaatcattatatgtaataGAACGTTTGTCTTTAAACATTTTatcaataaataatttagGAGTTAACGAATAACAACATAAAGGTTTAAAAGGGTCACATATTTTTCCAATCAATTTTAAcaattcatattttatggggtttattaaattaaatggTAATTCATATcctttaatatatttaggatttaatttatcttttagtaaaataaaaggtTGATCTTTTATATTGGTAAAAGCTAATTTCTGTGgatattcatttattaattcttcaattaatttatattgtgATGATGatttataatcatttttaCGTATGCTACTTTTAGcattttcttctttcttccttttatttattattatttttgttttcaATTGattgctttttttttgtgcAGGTCGAGATACATATACTCGGAAATTTTTACCCTCAAGCTTATTCCAACACCATTTTgctttattaataaaaaaaaaaaaacaaatgtaatatttagtataaaagataaataaaacaatcaaaattttcaaaaatattaacTTCTTGTGTATAATCATGCTTTTACCCCTACGTccatataaatgaaaataaataaataaatatatatatatgtatgtatgtatatatatatatacatatatatatatatatatatatatatgtatgtattatatatatatatatattcatatggGTAGACATAAAATGGGggaaacaaaaaaaagtttattattttgatttataATCAATGctgatattatattcttgttttataatattttaacatatgtaataaaataattgtACAATGTAACTAATTTATTAGTGAtctcatatttttatatattggtactttttttcttgagtaataatttttttctttttttaattattctTACATTTGTAAAACATTCCATATACAATAAATTATTCAttcatttgtatatatatatatatatatatatatatatatatatatatttatttatttatttattttttttaaatatatgctTGTAAATATTGATTGATTTCATATATACGAAAATATTCTTCctaaggaaaaaatattatatattacataatatatatattatatatatttatttatatgcttatatttattttgcGATCActttatttgtattatttttttcttttttttaaaagtataaaaaaatatatgtgtattatataaagaattggtttaatatatatttatatatatatatataaataaatacatgtatttccttattttaataactttatatatatatatatatatgtataatatatatatataatatatgtatttttttttttattttttttttttttgtttgttttaaaaaaataaatacgatttgttcatatattttaaatttatagTATTATGCATGTTGtgttttgttttgttttgtttttattttatttcattttaattaattttttctgTTGAATACAAAAAGGATTACATATGAgattataaataaatatattatatatatatatatatataaatatatgtataatgaataatataaatttatatgaattcAACAAAGCTAAAGTTTATCTTTGGAAAACAGAAGATACTTGTGATGAACTATTTTTTCACATTTcgaaaaaaataaaaagtttatatgaaaaaataaattatgatgacctgtttcatcatttatataattatataaaatatattaattctAGTAATAATGATTTGTTTTTAAGATATGAAAAACCTTTACAGAATTGTAAcgtatataataaaaatggagTTCAGCAAGAGAATCAATACTTTTTcaacatatttaaaaattcaAATTATGTTAAGAGGAATGGAAGTTTATCCATAAGTTATATAAACATGTtagataaaaatgtaaaagTTGATCAGATGAATTTGTTTTCGAATGTTTTTATGTCTATAGGAATACATGAGCTCAAGGAAGATGATCAAAATCAAGGTCAAGATCAAGATAAAGATAAAGATCAAAATTGCCATCAAAATCACGATCAAAATCAAAATCAAAATGTtaatgaaaagaataataattccgatgaaaataataaaacgGAAGAATGTGAATCAAAAGATAAATCTACTATGTACgtacaaaaaaattctgataataataatgataaagatatttttaataagatgaacgaaaaaataaaaaatttaataaatacatataatgtTATCCATTTTAATAATAGTTGTGTTTTTATACAAAGAGTATTAATAATTCCATCAACagaaaaatatgatgatgTGATTATGTCGAAAATTATggatataaatgaaaattttttattttcaaatCAAAGTGAAGAAATGAATATAAGTACTCATAATACTTCGAACAATGTAACAcctttattaaataataataatataaatatgaatgacgatttaaaaaatatttatattaataaaaatattagtACCGActttttaaagaaaaacaatTTTAATGTCATGACAAATTCCCCTTATTACGATTCATCAAACAATTCTGAACAAATTCATgcaaaaaataaaatggaaaaaaataataatatttatgaagcaagggaaaaaaaaaggaataatGAAAAcgataaaaaaaatgttacaAATATCGTAGGAACAAAAAGTAGTAATACAACTAGTACTAATACTTttaaattcaaaaaaaagtattcatcgaattttttaaaaatgtttaataaaaatatagtaAAAGAATACACATCgataaatacaaataattcTTCATCTGTTCCATTAGGAAGAGGAGAATCAGTAGATGAGGTGGCGTCTGATGGAATAGCAAGAGACTATTCCACAAAGACAAAACATGAAAATGGTAAAATGTGTGAAAATAACGGACATCAAAGTGATCATTAcaatgataataatatacataaagtatgtataaataataataataataataataaaaataattgtgaaataaatgatgaaggaaataaatataattctaTTGATTATATTTCAAATTGTGATgaggaagaaaaaaaaggtCAAGGGAATGATGAacatatttcttttatttataataatttccataactttaaaataattatatttttacctTCTATcaaaaaacattttaatatacaatataataaattctttcaagcaataattatgaacatgttttatatgttcatattctttttatatgatttacTAACCAAAGAAAACATGTGGAAGTACATGCACAATCTTATAGATACTATAAATTATGAcgatgaaaaaaaaaattgtacCACTCATAGAAACCATGTTTTTCATGACGAGAGGGATTATAACAAAGTGGAGAAAGAAGCCAAcaagaagaagaaaaatattaaaaataatgatataataaataataatattaataataataataataataataataattattacaattCAGATAAACAAAGTATAAAGTACCTTAAACATGCACAAAATACCCAATGTAATATTTCAAATTATAAAGAGAAAGAACgaaataatgaaaaaaaaaaaagttttaAAAGAACAGTAGTAcataagaaaaaagaaagaaaatatatacagcataaatatgtgtataaaaaaaatgaacatgaaaatttaataaagaaaaatattattaaggaaaagaaaaaagagcaagtaaatatattggAAAACAAACATAATGaggataataatatatatattaatctaaaaaaatattacaacGATGTAAAAACAAGTATTATATCCAAAACGGAACAATATGTTATTAAAGGTGAAGAGTTATTATACGATGGAATTTATAAAGTTTCACGTTCAAATACTTGTGAAGAAAATgaatgtaaaaaaaataaacaaagTGATATGCATAAGTCTTACAAggatgatgataaaaatgatcatgataaaaatgatgatgataaaaatgatcatgataaaaatgatgatgataaagataatgatgataaagataatgatgataaagataatgatgatgataaagataatgatgatgattatAGTGATGATTACGATCAAGAGGATGGATCTTCAGTAGAAGAAAATTTTTCAAGTGAAAAGAATGAAGAATACAAAAGAGgagataataataaagatgatAGATCATATGATGATAGATCATATGATGATAGCTCATATGATGATAGATCATATGATGATAGCTCATATGATGATAGCTCATATGATGTTAGTTCATATGACCATAGTTCATATGACCATAATTCATATGATGATAGTTCATGTGGTGATAATTTTTCTtgtgataataattcatttattaCAAGTAATAATGATAGTAGTCCGGATTCAATTAATTCTCATGAGATATGTAATgaaataaatgtatatcatcgaaaaaatgaacattCTGAAAAGgatgatgataaatatggtgataataataattatgatgatgaaaaaatatcGAAATGTAGTGGAAAAACAAAGAAATCAAAAAATTCCAAAACAAAGATGAGATCAAAAAATTCCAAAACAAAGATGAAATCAAAAAATTCCAAAACAACGATGAGAtcaaaaaattacaaaacAAAGATGAAACCAAAAAATGAACAGaaagatgaagaaaaaaaaaagaaaagacGTCTTTctgatataaaaaattatgaatgtaggattaaaaaaaaagcaggtgatatatatttattattaggGAGTCCATTAGATTCtttagaaatatatatgagttgttatgaaatatgtaaagatcatgatgatataatatacgAAGGGaatgttatattttgtatgaTTTTAtcaatttatttatatataattcaaaattggatccatttttataaattaaataaaaataagaagTATCCTTTTAAGTTTCCTGAGATCAttgaaaattttattttacaaatCCAAGAGAAACTTTTACCTACAAAATATAGTAATTattcaaatttttttttcgatACATCTTATAGTATGTCCATAAAGGACAAGACACATAGAAGTAATTATTCgaactattattattctcaTCAATCACATAATCAAGATGTTAATCATATGTATAGTCAGGATGCTAATCAAATATATAGTCAAGATGTTAATCAAATACATAATCAAGATGGTAACCAAATACATAATCAAGATGGTAACCAAATACATAATCAAGATGGTAACCAAACGCACAACCAACAACACAATCAATCATATAATCATCCATCTCATACATCACAGCAACAAATAAATCCCCCGTCTTATTATAATGTAAACTTATCATCGTTTTATAGCTCAGAACAAAGTTTAGATACGTCCGGTTtgaacataaaaaatatttctagttttataaatttattgtATGACCACATGAAAGATGATACCTCTTTTTTAAGTACCGATTGTaaagatgaaaaatattacttttataatttaattattgagccacataatattttattatatttattatgtattatagactttaaattaaatgagGTGTTATGTATATTACAGAAAAGTTCCTCGGTGAGTGCTCaagaatatttttgtgattattttttatgttatataaaatatcttttaatattaaaaaagaaaaacatgatatattttaaagtAAGTAAATATTCGTTTCTAGTTGAAAGGTTTGATTAtcctttatatataaaattcCACATGCATTTAgctttaatatataaatatattggATCCTTTAGGAAATTTACCtttacaatatatttattatgtatatcattttatatgaataaaaaatattatttagcatattttcttgttaataatatattaccCTTTTATAATTTGTCTTATCTTCATATGTATTACCT
The window above is part of the Plasmodium reichenowi strain SY57 chromosome 7, whole genome shotgun sequence genome. Proteins encoded here:
- a CDS encoding hypothetical protein (conserved Plasmodium protein, unknown function), coding for MIIHKKLIFLKILIVLFIFYTKYYICFFFFINKAKWCWNKLEGKNFRVYVSRPAQKKSNQLKTKIIINKRKKEENAKSSIRKNDYKSSSQYKLIEELINEYPQKLAFTNIKDQPFILLKDKLNPKYIKGYELPFNLINPIKYELLKLIGKICDPFKPLCCYSLTPKLFIDKMFKDKRSITYNDFCYNIEYKLKFYMPSYTEIFKFEKELLWKLYMTVRNLKEVSPYTPLNDHERVNKILEDNETTLPITISKVNKEMNRQGIHPSILKMFFDFLNIEKINNILKRDNAFLKLESIKNQIKNRDLMEGIRPDYLYIMFSKNAKEYYSNFNHKQYEKEFLNSINYNTTTQKIITENSIYKKKRKQFSQETKTSLMKFYDIQLPSFFKEYIKKKDQKHKEIYEKIKKMIHNKYLKRKQKREDKLAGKIYNPQSQSDAKTNTNEDDKKKKK